One Cellulomonas soli DNA window includes the following coding sequences:
- a CDS encoding Fic family protein, with amino-acid sequence MTGEGEQGRDPAHNAWPALTTEARDWTSTLDDGRVSVWDRRRLARPYQASVLPSIAGLTPHISGAVQAVVDQATSDVARFDSEVAAMPVPMPAVLLRTESASSSQIEHLTSNARNLAMASLGVGGKQNAELVAANVRAMNEALAVGDDVTSATILAVHRALLASSDPDVAGHLRAEQVWVGSSALSPHDADFVPPHHDRVPATLEDLIVFAGRDDIPALVHAALVHAQFETIHPFVDGNGRTGRVVLHQVLRRRGLTRHTTVPVSAGLLRDPERYFRALTSYRQGDIDAIVEQVAHAALAATLNGRRLAHEVTNLRASWREQITARADSAAWRLADALFAQPVVNAEYVATTLGLSDRGARNAIEVLETSGILRAATSAHRNRVWQAPTVLTAMDAFAGRAGRRSIADASVLPGAARGRGSGRPG; translated from the coding sequence ATGACAGGTGAGGGCGAGCAGGGGCGGGACCCCGCCCACAACGCCTGGCCGGCACTGACGACCGAGGCGCGCGACTGGACGTCCACCCTCGACGACGGCCGGGTGTCGGTGTGGGACCGCAGGCGTCTCGCGCGTCCGTACCAGGCGTCCGTGCTGCCCTCGATCGCGGGCCTGACGCCACACATCAGCGGCGCGGTCCAAGCCGTCGTCGACCAGGCGACCTCCGACGTCGCGCGGTTCGACAGCGAGGTCGCAGCCATGCCCGTCCCGATGCCGGCCGTGCTGCTGCGCACCGAGTCGGCGTCCAGCTCCCAGATCGAGCACCTGACCAGCAACGCGCGCAACCTCGCCATGGCAAGCCTCGGCGTGGGTGGGAAGCAGAACGCCGAGCTCGTCGCCGCGAACGTGCGCGCGATGAACGAGGCTCTCGCCGTCGGGGACGACGTCACCTCCGCGACGATCCTCGCCGTCCATCGGGCGCTCCTCGCATCGTCCGATCCCGACGTCGCCGGTCACCTGCGCGCGGAGCAGGTGTGGGTGGGGAGCTCGGCCCTGAGCCCGCACGACGCGGACTTCGTCCCCCCGCACCACGACCGTGTGCCGGCCACGCTCGAGGACCTGATCGTCTTCGCAGGCCGGGACGACATCCCGGCGCTGGTCCACGCCGCGCTGGTGCACGCCCAGTTCGAGACGATCCACCCGTTCGTCGACGGCAACGGCCGCACCGGCCGGGTGGTCCTCCACCAGGTCCTCCGCCGACGAGGCCTGACCCGCCACACGACCGTCCCCGTCTCGGCCGGACTGCTCCGCGACCCGGAGCGGTACTTCCGCGCGTTGACGAGCTACCGGCAGGGCGACATCGACGCGATCGTCGAGCAGGTCGCGCACGCCGCGCTGGCCGCGACGCTGAACGGACGACGGCTCGCACACGAGGTGACGAACCTGCGTGCCTCATGGCGAGAGCAGATCACCGCCCGCGCCGACTCGGCCGCGTGGAGGCTTGCCGATGCGCTGTTCGCTCAGCCGGTCGTGAACGCCGAGTACGTCGCGACAACGCTCGGCCTCTCGGACCGCGGTGCGCGCAACGCGATCGAGGTCCTCGAGACCTCAGGCATCCTGCGTGCCGCGACTTCGGCCCACCGCAACCGGGTGTGGCAGGCGCCGACGGTGCTCACCGCGATGGACGCCTTCGCCGGGCGAGCCGGTCGCCGATCGATCGCCGATGCATCCGTCCTCCCCGGAGCGGCGCGCGGCCGGGGCTCCGGTCGACCGGGGTGA
- a CDS encoding helix-turn-helix domain-containing protein, whose translation MEIGVAQAAEVLGVSARHVRDLIADHRVAARQVAGRWLVDEASLPSAPRRSRPMSAANAWRLVDESRVSSAKQAYLRRQALDRLAHDREPERLLASWVASRARRMTYSSRKPEPLLEDPAFVPSGLSDPRAKIASGALIEGYVKEAELSRVRRAHLLVPHVSGGNVVLHVADDLPPSPVPLLLLAADLVEHDEPREIARARELIRDELR comes from the coding sequence ATGGAGATCGGCGTCGCGCAGGCAGCCGAGGTGCTTGGCGTCTCGGCCCGTCACGTCCGTGATCTGATCGCCGACCACCGGGTGGCCGCGCGTCAGGTCGCAGGTCGCTGGCTCGTGGACGAGGCGTCGCTGCCCAGTGCGCCGCGACGCAGCCGTCCGATGTCGGCGGCCAACGCATGGCGCCTCGTGGACGAGAGCCGTGTCTCCTCGGCCAAGCAGGCCTACCTACGGCGGCAGGCCCTGGACCGTCTGGCTCACGACCGTGAACCCGAGCGGCTGCTGGCGTCCTGGGTTGCCTCGCGTGCTCGGCGGATGACCTACTCCTCGCGCAAGCCTGAGCCGCTCCTCGAAGACCCGGCTTTCGTCCCGTCGGGCCTGTCCGACCCGCGCGCCAAGATTGCGTCCGGAGCACTCATCGAGGGTTACGTGAAGGAGGCAGAACTGTCCCGGGTGCGCCGCGCCCATCTGCTCGTTCCCCACGTGTCTGGCGGCAACGTCGTGCTGCACGTCGCCGACGATCTGCCGCCGAGCCCCGTGCCGCTGCTGCTGCTCGCGGCCGACCTGGTCGAGCACGACGAGCCGCGTGAGATCGCCCGCGCCCGCGAACTGATCCGCGACGAGCTCCGGTGA
- a CDS encoding NADP-dependent oxidoreductase, which translates to MRAFGITGYKQPLTALDVPEPTVGAHDVLVNVEAAGLNHLDEKLRTGEFKAILPYKTPLVLGHDVAGTVIRVGAQVREFEPGDRVYARPGTHQIGTFAERVAVAEADVAPMPASLSTEQAAGLPLVALTAWQAMVERGHLRAGQKVLIHAGAGAVGSIAIQLAKHLGAHVATTASGPGLDLVRELGADVAIDYRTEDFAAELTGYDLVLDSLGGDNLIRSLRILAPGGKAIGIAGPPEPTYAREAGLNPLVRLAVRALSSKVRREAKKQGVSYEFLFMHADGAQLRQISALIEDGTIRPLSVETFAFDQTPDALAALAAGRIRGKAVITRS; encoded by the coding sequence GTGCGCGCGTTCGGCATCACCGGGTACAAGCAGCCCCTGACCGCCCTCGACGTCCCCGAGCCGACCGTCGGTGCCCACGACGTCCTGGTGAACGTCGAGGCCGCCGGGCTCAACCACCTGGACGAGAAGCTCCGCACCGGGGAGTTCAAGGCGATCCTGCCGTACAAGACCCCGCTCGTCCTGGGGCACGACGTGGCCGGCACCGTGATCCGCGTGGGTGCTCAGGTGCGCGAGTTCGAGCCCGGCGACCGCGTCTACGCGCGCCCGGGCACGCACCAGATCGGCACGTTCGCCGAGCGGGTCGCGGTCGCGGAGGCCGACGTGGCACCCATGCCCGCCTCGCTGAGCACGGAGCAGGCGGCCGGTCTGCCCCTGGTGGCGCTGACCGCCTGGCAGGCGATGGTCGAGCGCGGCCATCTGCGTGCAGGTCAGAAGGTCCTGATCCACGCCGGTGCCGGTGCGGTCGGCTCGATCGCGATCCAGCTCGCCAAGCACCTGGGCGCGCACGTGGCAACCACGGCGAGTGGCCCGGGCCTGGACCTGGTGCGCGAGCTCGGCGCCGATGTCGCCATCGACTACCGCACCGAGGACTTCGCGGCCGAGCTGACCGGCTACGACCTGGTCCTGGACAGCCTCGGCGGGGACAACCTCATCCGCTCGCTGCGCATCCTCGCCCCGGGCGGCAAGGCCATCGGCATCGCCGGACCGCCCGAGCCGACCTACGCCCGTGAGGCCGGTCTGAACCCGCTCGTGCGCCTGGCCGTCCGTGCGCTGAGCAGCAAGGTCCGCCGCGAGGCCAAGAAGCAGGGCGTGTCCTACGAGTTCCTGTTCATGCACGCCGACGGCGCCCAGCTGCGTCAGATCAGCGCCCTGATCGAGGACGGCACGATCCGCCCCCTGTCGGTCGAGACCTTCGCGTTCGACCAGACCCCCGACGCCCTCGCCGCGCTCGCCGCCGGACGCATCCGCGGCAAGGCTGTCATCACCCGCTCCTGA
- a CDS encoding YciI family protein, translating to MAHLFVLDLTYTADLAEIDALMAAHRDFLAVHYASGVFLASGRKEPRTGGVILAQGERTALEDIVAQDPFTAAGAVAYTVTEFIPTTTAPELAHLAVTA from the coding sequence ATGGCGCACCTCTTCGTCCTCGACCTGACCTACACCGCGGATCTTGCCGAGATCGATGCGCTGATGGCCGCGCACCGTGACTTCCTGGCGGTGCACTACGCCTCGGGTGTGTTCCTCGCCTCCGGCCGCAAGGAGCCGCGCACCGGCGGGGTGATCCTGGCCCAGGGCGAGCGGACCGCACTCGAGGACATCGTCGCGCAGGACCCGTTCACGGCGGCGGGCGCGGTCGCCTACACGGTCACCGAGTTCATCCCCACCACCACGGCGCCCGAGCTCGCGCACCTGGCCGTCACCGCCTGA
- a CDS encoding response regulator, with protein sequence MTVRVLIADDQALIRAGFRVLVDSAEDLVVVGEAANGEEAVALARSQRADVVLMDIRMPGLDGLEATRRISADEDLAGVKVLVLTTFELDEYVYLALRAGASGFLGKGVDPDDLLDAIRLVAAGEALLSPTATRSLISSFLSQPSRVASAGIPTQLGQLTDREREIVALVAEGLTNDEIAERLVISPLTVKTHVNRSMTKLELRDRAQLVVAAYQSGLVRIGTGGD encoded by the coding sequence ATGACCGTCCGAGTGCTCATCGCCGACGACCAGGCCCTCATCCGCGCCGGGTTCCGCGTGCTGGTCGACAGCGCCGAGGACCTCGTCGTCGTCGGCGAGGCCGCCAACGGCGAGGAGGCCGTGGCCCTGGCCCGGTCGCAGCGCGCCGACGTCGTCCTCATGGACATCCGCATGCCCGGCCTCGACGGTTTGGAGGCCACCCGCCGGATCAGCGCCGACGAGGACCTCGCCGGCGTCAAGGTCCTCGTCCTGACCACCTTCGAGCTCGACGAGTACGTCTACCTGGCGCTGCGCGCCGGGGCCAGCGGGTTCCTCGGCAAGGGTGTCGACCCCGACGACCTGCTCGACGCCATCCGCCTGGTCGCCGCCGGCGAGGCCCTGCTCTCCCCTACCGCCACCCGCTCCCTCATCTCGAGCTTCCTCTCGCAGCCCAGCCGCGTCGCCTCGGCCGGCATCCCCACCCAGCTCGGCCAGCTCACCGACCGTGAGCGCGAGATCGTCGCCCTGGTCGCCGAGGGTCTGACCAACGACGAGATCGCCGAACGCCTCGTCATCTCCCCGCTCACGGTCAAGACCCACGTGAACCGCTCGATGACCAAGCTCGAGCTGCGCGACCGGGCCCAGCTGGTGGTCGCCGCCTACCAGTCGGGGCTGGTGCGCATCGGGACCGGGGGCGACTGA
- a CDS encoding SDR family oxidoreductase, producing the protein MPTLDGAVVLVTGANGGIGTQFVHEALARGAAKVYASARTPRTWDDERVVPLTLDVTDAASIQAAVEAAPDVTVLINNAGASVSSTGILTHTEEEIRRNVETNFLGPLFLARAFAPVLSAKDESVLIDMHSLLSWYAVAGIYSATKAALWSATNSLRLELAPAGVHVVGVHVGYVDTPMAAYAPEPKVDPAVLVRDVFDAVQAGQYEVLADEGSVQAKAGLSAPIEAVYPQLKAARA; encoded by the coding sequence ATGCCCACTCTTGACGGAGCAGTTGTCCTGGTCACCGGCGCGAACGGCGGCATCGGCACGCAGTTCGTGCACGAGGCCCTGGCCCGCGGCGCGGCCAAGGTCTACGCCAGCGCGCGCACCCCGCGCACCTGGGACGACGAGCGCGTCGTCCCCCTGACGCTCGACGTCACCGACGCCGCGTCCATCCAGGCCGCGGTCGAGGCGGCTCCCGACGTGACCGTCCTGATCAACAACGCCGGGGCGTCGGTGTCCAGCACCGGGATCCTGACCCACACCGAGGAGGAGATCCGCCGCAACGTGGAGACCAACTTCCTCGGCCCGCTGTTCCTGGCCCGAGCGTTCGCGCCGGTGCTGTCGGCCAAGGACGAGTCGGTCCTCATCGACATGCACTCGCTGCTGAGCTGGTACGCCGTGGCCGGGATCTACTCGGCGACGAAGGCCGCCCTGTGGTCGGCGACCAACTCGCTGCGCCTGGAGCTCGCTCCGGCCGGGGTGCACGTCGTGGGTGTGCACGTCGGGTACGTCGACACCCCGATGGCCGCCTACGCCCCCGAGCCCAAGGTCGACCCCGCCGTGCTCGTGCGCGACGTGTTCGACGCCGTGCAGGCCGGGCAGTACGAGGTGCTCGCCGACGAGGGGTCGGTCCAGGCCAAGGCCGGTCTCAGCGCACCGATCGAGGCCGTCTACCCCCAGCTGAAGGCCGCGCGCGCCTGA
- a CDS encoding tyrosine-type recombinase/integrase — protein sequence MEATRRAGVEGTTIHDLRHTAASLLIAAGADVKAVQVILGHSTATMTMDLYGHLFSEATWQAMERLPVIPLMQAPRSIGALPHEPLG from the coding sequence ATGGAGGCCACGCGGCGGGCGGGCGTGGAGGGGACGACGATCCACGACCTGCGGCACACCGCGGCGTCGCTGCTGATCGCGGCCGGGGCGGACGTGAAGGCCGTGCAGGTCATCCTTGGGCACTCCACCGCGACCATGACGATGGACCTGTACGGGCACCTGTTCAGCGAGGCGACGTGGCAGGCGATGGAGCGGCTGCCGGTGATCCCGCTGATGCAGGCACCGCGGTCGATCGGGGCTCTGCCGCATGAGCCGCTCGGATGA
- a CDS encoding pyridoxamine 5'-phosphate oxidase family protein — MDQHVIEAELASAGDLLDSTPIAHLAYTGTDGTPRVVPVGFWWTGHQFVVSTADTAPKVAALSTNPDVALTIDTGGRPDDARALSVRGRADVRIVDGVVEEFLAAARKTMDTEAAAQFERSCRQMYDRMARIAITPRWARYYDFGAGRMPVFLQELAERSGR; from the coding sequence ATGGATCAGCACGTCATCGAGGCCGAGCTGGCCAGCGCCGGCGACCTGCTCGACTCGACCCCCATCGCCCACCTGGCGTACACCGGGACGGACGGCACACCCCGGGTGGTCCCGGTCGGCTTCTGGTGGACCGGCCATCAGTTCGTGGTCTCCACCGCTGACACGGCACCCAAGGTCGCTGCCCTGTCGACCAACCCGGACGTCGCGCTGACGATCGACACCGGCGGCCGACCGGACGACGCCCGGGCGCTGTCCGTCCGGGGACGCGCGGACGTCCGGATCGTCGACGGCGTGGTCGAGGAGTTCCTCGCCGCGGCCCGCAAGACCATGGACACCGAGGCCGCCGCGCAGTTCGAGCGCAGCTGTCGGCAGATGTACGACCGGATGGCCCGCATCGCGATCACGCCGCGTTGGGCCCGCTACTACGACTTCGGCGCCGGCCGGATGCCCGTGTTCCTGCAGGAGCTCGCGGAGCGCAGCGGACGCTGA
- a CDS encoding DEAD/DEAH box helicase — translation MARPGQSRSGRARSESGTPRRRTTRRPDEEGIIPVLAGVAREVDNAVQRPPTRPAVRTKFQVVALLVREERARVIADRTLTESKRTQELKRLDGVATQLAKTAARDTSLLALLAEDARVSDAARAYKATVMRAGGLEPPEEPEPVAPTAPAPVAENRVVPRSVISRQLANPFLAPDFEAVAERLAARPRRLAGWELLEPLFRSFEVAGPGAPACMTLPEARSKVVLPGRELMPHQAQVVAATARGHRTFLLADEPGLGKTAQALLAAQAADAYPLLVVVPNVVKTNWAHEVGLWTPLRAATVVHGDGEQVDAFADVVIVNYELLDRHVGWLGNLGFRGMVVDEAHFIKNKGSQRSQHVLALSERIRERTSRPLLMALTGTPLINDIEDFRAIWQFLGWIDDTMPLGPLMTALEETGLTPADREFSAAARAAVIDRGIVRRRKVDVVADIPARRVADLPVELDGAVGRSIRAAEAALASRLVSRYRAGLEVRTGGVVVDGIDHELARRVAAAELKDSNERSTGDNVFTMVRRIGQAKAGLAADYAAQLARNVGKVVFFAKHVDVMDQAEQTFADRGIRYASIRGDQTTRVRDKNIAAFVNDPDVSIVVCSLTAAGVGINLQVASNLVLAELSWTYAEQTQAIDRVHRIGQAEPVTAWRIIAAQTIDSKIAELIDSKSGLAARALDGAGEDEGSSSTDVQLDALVALLTDALAADGLG, via the coding sequence GTGGCACGACCAGGCCAGAGCAGGTCCGGTCGCGCGCGCAGCGAGTCCGGCACCCCGCGTCGCCGGACCACGCGCCGCCCCGACGAGGAGGGCATCATCCCGGTGCTCGCCGGGGTGGCCCGCGAGGTCGACAACGCCGTGCAGCGGCCCCCGACGCGTCCGGCGGTGCGCACGAAGTTCCAGGTCGTGGCGTTGCTGGTGCGCGAGGAGCGGGCCCGTGTGATCGCCGACCGCACGCTGACCGAGTCGAAGCGCACCCAGGAGCTGAAGCGGCTCGACGGTGTGGCGACGCAGCTGGCCAAGACCGCGGCGCGCGACACCTCGCTGCTGGCCCTGCTTGCGGAGGACGCCCGTGTCTCGGATGCGGCGCGCGCCTACAAGGCCACCGTGATGCGTGCCGGCGGCCTGGAGCCTCCCGAGGAGCCCGAGCCCGTCGCACCGACCGCGCCGGCGCCGGTGGCCGAGAACCGGGTGGTGCCCCGCTCGGTGATCTCGCGGCAGCTGGCGAACCCGTTTCTGGCCCCCGACTTCGAGGCGGTTGCCGAGCGGCTCGCCGCGCGGCCACGACGGCTGGCAGGCTGGGAGCTGCTCGAACCGCTGTTCCGCTCGTTCGAGGTCGCCGGCCCGGGTGCGCCCGCCTGCATGACGCTGCCCGAGGCCCGCTCCAAGGTCGTCCTGCCCGGGCGTGAGCTGATGCCGCACCAGGCGCAGGTGGTCGCGGCCACGGCGCGTGGTCACCGCACGTTCCTGCTCGCGGACGAGCCCGGGCTCGGCAAGACCGCCCAGGCGCTGCTGGCCGCACAGGCCGCCGACGCGTACCCGCTGCTGGTCGTCGTCCCCAACGTCGTCAAGACGAACTGGGCGCACGAGGTCGGGCTGTGGACGCCGCTGCGTGCGGCCACGGTGGTGCACGGTGACGGCGAACAGGTCGATGCGTTCGCGGACGTCGTCATCGTCAACTACGAGCTGCTGGACCGGCACGTCGGCTGGCTCGGGAACCTCGGGTTCCGCGGCATGGTCGTCGACGAGGCGCACTTCATCAAGAACAAGGGCTCCCAGCGGTCCCAGCACGTGCTGGCGCTGTCCGAGCGGATCCGTGAGCGCACGTCCCGGCCGCTGCTCATGGCGCTCACCGGCACGCCGCTGATCAACGACATCGAGGACTTCCGGGCGATCTGGCAGTTCCTCGGCTGGATCGACGACACGATGCCGCTCGGCCCGCTGATGACGGCACTGGAGGAGACCGGGCTGACCCCGGCCGACCGGGAGTTCTCCGCTGCGGCCAGGGCGGCTGTGATCGACCGGGGCATCGTGCGCCGCCGCAAGGTGGACGTGGTCGCCGACATCCCTGCCCGTCGGGTGGCGGACCTGCCGGTCGAGCTCGACGGTGCGGTCGGTCGGTCGATCCGTGCCGCCGAGGCCGCGCTGGCCAGCCGACTGGTCAGCCGCTACCGGGCCGGCCTGGAGGTGCGCACCGGAGGCGTCGTCGTCGACGGCATCGACCACGAGCTCGCCCGCCGGGTGGCCGCCGCCGAGCTCAAGGACTCCAACGAGCGGTCCACCGGCGACAACGTGTTCACGATGGTCCGCCGCATCGGCCAGGCCAAGGCCGGGCTGGCCGCCGACTACGCCGCCCAGCTGGCCCGCAACGTCGGCAAGGTCGTGTTCTTCGCCAAGCACGTCGATGTGATGGACCAGGCCGAGCAGACGTTCGCCGACCGCGGCATCCGGTACGCCTCGATCCGGGGCGACCAGACGACCCGGGTGCGCGACAAGAACATCGCCGCGTTCGTCAACGACCCCGACGTGTCGATCGTCGTGTGCTCCCTGACGGCCGCGGGTGTGGGCATCAATCTGCAGGTCGCCTCCAACCTGGTGCTCGCCGAGCTGTCCTGGACCTACGCCGAGCAGACCCAGGCCATCGACCGCGTCCACCGGATCGGCCAGGCCGAGCCGGTGACCGCGTGGCGGATCATCGCCGCGCAGACCATCGACTCCAAGATCGCCGAGCTGATCGACAGCAAGTCCGGCCTGGCCGCACGGGCGCTGGACGGTGCGGGGGAGGACGAGGGCTCCTCGTCGACCGACGTGCAGCTCGACGCGCTGGTCGCGCTGCTGACCGACGCGCTGGCCGCCGATGGGCTCGGCTGA
- a CDS encoding alpha/beta fold hydrolase: MSTTANDPVITSYAKAPTRTITAGGDTFAYRELGPRGGIPVVFFVHLAATLDNWDPRIVDAIAATRHVVAFDQLGVGASSGKVRDTLEEAADDAYRFVAALGHDTIDVFGFSMGAMIAQDLVVKHPDLVRRLVLTGTGPRGGTDIDKVVGTTYGDVLRATLTRSDPKEFLFFNRDAAGKKAAKAFVARLKERTVDRDKDVTLPAFRTQLKAIQRYGRSAPSDLSVITGPTLIANGDNDRMVPSVLSEDLHRRIVGSELIIYPSSGHGGIFQYWEEFAPVAATFLSE, translated from the coding sequence GTGAGCACGACCGCCAACGACCCCGTCATCACCTCGTACGCGAAGGCGCCGACCAGGACCATCACCGCGGGTGGGGACACGTTCGCCTACCGCGAGCTCGGCCCGAGGGGTGGCATCCCGGTCGTCTTCTTCGTGCACCTGGCCGCGACCCTCGACAACTGGGACCCCCGCATCGTCGACGCGATCGCGGCCACGCGGCACGTCGTCGCCTTCGACCAGCTCGGTGTCGGCGCGTCCAGCGGAAAGGTCCGCGACACCCTCGAGGAGGCCGCCGACGACGCCTACCGGTTCGTCGCCGCACTCGGTCACGACACGATCGACGTCTTCGGCTTCTCCATGGGCGCGATGATCGCCCAGGACCTCGTGGTCAAGCACCCCGACCTGGTTCGCAGGCTCGTCCTGACCGGCACGGGCCCGCGCGGCGGCACGGACATCGACAAGGTCGTGGGCACCACCTACGGGGACGTCCTGCGCGCGACCCTGACCCGTTCGGACCCCAAGGAGTTCTTGTTCTTCAACCGCGACGCCGCGGGCAAGAAGGCTGCCAAGGCGTTCGTGGCCCGCCTGAAGGAGCGCACCGTGGACCGTGACAAGGACGTCACGCTGCCCGCGTTCCGCACCCAGCTCAAGGCGATCCAGCGCTACGGGCGGTCCGCCCCGTCCGACCTGTCGGTCATCACCGGTCCGACCCTGATCGCCAACGGCGACAACGACCGCATGGTTCCGTCGGTGCTCTCCGAGGACCTGCATCGGCGCATCGTCGGGTCCGAGCTGATCATCTACCCGAGCTCCGGGCACGGCGGGATCTTCCAGTACTGGGAGGAGTTCGCCCCCGTCGCCGCGACGTTCCTCTCCGAGTAG
- a CDS encoding alkene reductase — MSLSPSLWQPFTLGRLELNHRLALAPMTRSRANPDGTPGELIATHYAQRASLGLIITEGTQPSEDGQGYLGTPGIYTPEHVAGWREVADAVHAQGGHLFIQLMHVGRISHPDNTPHHRRPVAPSAISAEQDMVTAQGMQKTPVPRELSVQDIQTVIGEFRHAAASAIAAGADGVEIHGANGYLLHQFLAPNANQRTDSYGGSVENRARFVVEVAAAVADEIGADRTGIRLSPAFPLGGLDEGDTEAVRAQYRHLVGELAPLGLAYLHVHHLGDDELLRSLREAWPTAVLVVRYGREREQIADDIDAGLADIAPLGRFALANPDVVERLRTGAPLNDLDPATLYTGGAAGYTDYPTLARL; from the coding sequence ATGTCCCTCTCTCCTTCACTGTGGCAGCCGTTCACCCTCGGACGGCTCGAGCTGAACCATCGCCTGGCCCTGGCGCCCATGACCCGCAGCCGGGCCAACCCGGACGGCACCCCCGGTGAGCTGATCGCGACGCACTACGCGCAGCGGGCCTCGCTCGGGCTGATCATCACGGAGGGCACCCAACCCTCCGAGGACGGGCAGGGGTACCTGGGCACGCCCGGCATCTACACGCCCGAGCACGTCGCGGGCTGGCGTGAGGTCGCCGACGCCGTGCACGCCCAGGGCGGACACCTGTTCATCCAGCTCATGCACGTGGGCCGGATCTCGCACCCGGACAACACCCCGCACCACCGACGGCCGGTGGCGCCCTCGGCGATCTCCGCCGAGCAGGACATGGTCACGGCGCAGGGGATGCAGAAGACCCCGGTGCCGCGCGAGCTCAGCGTGCAGGACATCCAGACCGTCATCGGGGAGTTCCGGCACGCCGCCGCCTCGGCGATCGCCGCCGGCGCCGACGGCGTGGAGATCCACGGCGCGAACGGGTACCTGCTGCACCAGTTCCTGGCGCCGAACGCCAACCAGCGCACCGACTCCTACGGCGGCTCGGTCGAGAACCGCGCGCGGTTCGTGGTCGAGGTGGCCGCGGCCGTCGCGGACGAGATCGGCGCCGACCGCACCGGCATCCGCCTCTCCCCCGCCTTCCCGCTCGGCGGGCTCGACGAGGGCGACACCGAGGCCGTCCGCGCGCAGTACCGGCACCTGGTCGGTGAGCTCGCGCCGCTGGGGCTGGCCTACCTGCACGTGCACCACCTCGGCGACGACGAGCTGCTGCGCTCGTTGCGCGAGGCGTGGCCGACCGCCGTGCTCGTGGTCCGGTACGGCCGCGAGCGCGAGCAGATCGCCGACGACATCGACGCCGGCCTGGCCGACATCGCGCCGCTGGGGCGGTTCGCGCTGGCCAACCCCGACGTCGTGGAGCGGCTGCGCACGGGCGCCCCGCTCAACGACCTCGACCCCGCGACCCTCTACACCGGCGGTGCCGCGGGCTACACCGACTACCCCACCCTTGCTCGCCTCTGA
- a CDS encoding TetR/AcrR family transcriptional regulator encodes MSLDSPPVGRRERNKQAKLERIIAAASELFAAHGVDDVTTQQIAERADIGTGTLFLYAKTKGELLLLVQNAAYADALARGTAAADATPDVLDAVMAIVRPVVECNRTQIDNGRTYLREMVFGDPEEPRHREALEIVAQTEEAVAAVLRRDTRIGGDDAVTLARVVSAVQFLTMAASLNVGATIEEILRDVRGQIAAILPH; translated from the coding sequence ATGTCCCTCGACTCCCCGCCGGTCGGGCGGCGCGAGCGCAACAAGCAGGCCAAGCTCGAGCGGATCATCGCCGCCGCCAGCGAGCTGTTCGCCGCCCACGGCGTCGACGACGTCACGACCCAGCAGATCGCCGAACGTGCCGACATCGGCACCGGCACCCTGTTCCTGTACGCCAAGACCAAGGGCGAGCTGCTCCTGCTCGTCCAGAACGCCGCCTACGCCGACGCCCTCGCCCGCGGCACCGCCGCCGCCGACGCCACCCCCGACGTCCTCGACGCCGTCATGGCGATCGTCCGCCCCGTCGTGGAGTGCAACCGCACCCAGATCGACAACGGCCGCACCTACCTGCGCGAGATGGTCTTCGGCGACCCCGAGGAGCCCCGCCACCGCGAAGCCCTCGAGATCGTCGCCCAGACCGAGGAGGCCGTCGCCGCCGTGCTGCGCCGGGACACCCGCATCGGCGGCGACGACGCCGTGACGCTGGCTCGGGTCGTCTCCGCGGTGCAGTTCCTGACCATGGCGGCCAGCCTCAACGTCGGGGCCACGATCGAGGAGATCCTCCGGGACGTCCGGGGCCAGATCGCCGCGATCCTGCCGCACTGA